The nucleotide sequence CGGGCCATGCCGCAGTGATCCCACATGATCTTGCCGAGGCGTTTGTGAAAGTGGCTGACGGGTTCCTTGCCCTTGGTGGCCAGCAAACGCTTGGTCGTCGCGCTGACATCCGCGGCGGCCGCTTTGAAGGCGGCGTCGTCGGCCGAGGGCGCGGAGCCGGGTTTCTGGGTGGCGAGGTAGTTGCCCACCGTGTAGGGCGCGACGAAGTAACCGTCGGCGAGTCCCTGCATCAGCGCGGAGGCACCGAGACGATTGGCCCCGTGGTCGGAGAAATTGGCTTCACCCAGCACGAACAATCCGGGGACATTGGACATCAGGTTGTAGTCCACCCAGAGTCCGCCCATGGTGTAGTGGACGGCGGGGAAGATCCGCATCGGCTGCTCGTAAGCCGATTCGTTGGTGATCTCCTTGTAGATGTCGAAGAGGTTGCCGTAACGGGCGCGCACGGTGTCGGCCCCCAGACGATTGATGGCGTCACCGAAATCCAGATACACCCCGAGGCCGGTCGGCCCGACACCGCGACCTTCGTCGCACATGCGCTTGGCCGCGCGGGAGGAAACGTCGCGGGGAGCGAGGTTGCCGAAGCTCGGATAAATGCGTTCGAGGTAGTAATCGCGGTCGGCTTCGGGAATCGATGCGGGCGGCTTGCCGCAGTCCTCGGCTTTTTTGGGCACCCAGATGCGACCGTCATTGCGGAGCGACTCCGACATGAGCGTGAGCTTGGACTGGTAATCGCCGGAAACGGGAATGCAGGTCGGGTGGATCTGCGTGTAACACGGGTTGGCGAAACAGGCGCCCTTTTTGTAGGCGCGCCACGCGGCGGTGACATTGGAACCACGCGCGTAGGTCGAGAGATTGAAGACGTTGCCGTAGCCGCCCGTGGCCATGACGACCGCGTCGCCGGCGTGGCGGGTGATCTCGCCGGTGATGAGATTGCGCACCACGATGCCCTTGGCCTGACCATCGACGAGCACGATATCGAGCATCTCGGCGTGGGTGTGCATCTTCACCGCTCCGGCCCCGATCATCTTGGATAGCGCGGAATAGGCCCCGAGCAGCAACTGCTGACCCGTCTGGCCACGAGCGTAGAATGTGCGGGAAACCTGCGCGCCACCAAAAGAACGGTTGGCGAGCAGACCACCGTATTCCCGGGCGAACGGGACGCCCTGCGCGACGCATTGATCGATGATATTGACCGAAACCTCGGCGAGGCGATGGACGTTGGCTTCGCGGGAGCGGTAGTCGCCCCCCTTTACCGTGTCATAGAACAGACGATAAACGCTGTCGCCGTCGTTTTGATAGTTCTTGGCCGCATTGATGCCTCCTTGGGCGGCGATCGAGTGAGCGCGGCGAGGGCTGTCGTGGAATACGAAGCACTCCACTTGATAACCGAGCTCGGCCATGGTGGCGGCGGTGGACGCGCCGGCGAGACCGGCCCCGACGACGAGCACCTTGTATTTCCGTTTGTTGGCCGGGTTGACCAACTTCATGTTCGCTTTGTAGTTCGTCCACTTGTCGGCGAGCGGGCCGGGAGGAACGTTGGAATTCAGTTGGGCCATGACGGAAAGCGTTAGCGTTGGGAAATCAGTTGGGAGTGGGCGGTGGTGCCCTCGGCAGGCTTGACGACACCGGTCAGGATCGCCCCGGGAATGGCGAGATTGCCCAGAAAATAGAGCAGGCAAAATAGCCCCACCACTCGCCGCAAACCGCCCGACCAGGAGCCGTTGCGCAGGCCGAACGTCTGGAAAACCGAATCGGCGCCATGCCAAAGATGGAGGCTCAACAGCCCCACCGCGACGATATAGAAGAGCGATACCAACGGGTGAGCGAAACCGAGAAACACCATCGAATAGACGTCGTGAACTTCGGTGCCGGCTTCGGCCAACGGAATGCCCAGCTCCCGGACATCGTGCTGCATCGTCCAATGAGGCAAAGCCGTTTTGAACGTCTCCGTTCCCGCCGCCCCCACGGTGAAGTGCGCGAGGTGGTAAAGGATGAACGCCAGCACCACGAGGCCGCTCATCCGCATGTAGCGAGAAGCCACGGTCGCCCGCAGCCAGCGGTTGACGCCGTAGTTTTTGGGTCCGCGGGCCGCTTTGCTTTCCAGCGTCAACACCACCGCCGCCCAGATGTGAATCACCACACAGGCGAGCAGGAACAGACGCACCGCCCACAGCGCAGGCCCCAGGGACTGCAGGAAATGGGCGTAGCCGTTAATGTGGTCCGGAGCCAAAAAGATCTGCAAATTGCCGACCAAATGCCCAGTGACAAACCCGACCAAAACGAGGCCGGTCACCGCCATCAGCAGCTTGCGACCGATGGATGATGTGAACAAGTTGCGGAACAGGTTCATCGATAATATGTTAAGCGGGGTTGAATCGGTCAGACCTTTCGCCCGACCCGGGAATGGGGACGTTGGCACCCTCAATTACAGATGTAAACGCCCCAGCCGTCGCTTCCCTTCCCTATAAGGGCAACTAAAACGGCGGAGAAGTGTATGTCGCTTGGTCAGCGGGACTTGGAGGAAAGGTCGATTTGCCCTTGCATCTAGGGTCAACACCCCATAGGGTCTTAACCCTAGACTAAACGATTCAATCTTCGACCCGCCACCCGCCATGTCATTATCCACGCTGTTCAACCGCCTCGCCACCATCGCCACGTTTGCGATCGTGCCAGCCGCGTTTGCCCAGATCGCGGTGACCGACATTTCCTACGGTCCGCGTCAAAACGATCCCAACTCTACTCAGGGTGGCATCACGTTTCGCAACGAATTGTATGACGTGAACACCATCGATGCCGGTGGCGAATCCTACCGCTTCGACGGCCCCGTCGCCGACAGTGTGCACATTCGTCGCAACACCACCGCCGGTAACCCGGACAACACCACGTTGTTCTACCAAGTGCAGCAGAGCCGTTGGTCTGGCACGAGCGCCTATGGCACCGCCCCGACCACCTTGGAAGAGGTGTTTACCGACGGAAACCTCTTCACGGGCGTGCGCGATCCGTTCGCCAACACCGGCAGCTCCAGCAACTCGCAGAACTCGAACATCGAGCGTATCGACTTCTATTTCGGCGACTACGTCGTGCAGGAAGGCGCCGGCATCGTGTTCTTCGATTTGGAAAACGTCGGCAACCAAGGTGACGCGTTTAAAATCGCGGCCTTCGACAGCTGGGATGCCTCCACCTACACCCCCGACTCCTACGCGAACACGGGGCTGAATATCGCGCCCGACTCGTTCGGCACCGGTCTTAATTCTCCCACCGACAACAGCAGCCTCGATTTCGGTCGGGCGACCTACACCAACAGCGACAACTTGTCGGGCAGCGCTTCAAACTTCACCGTGTTTGGTTCCGATCTGGAACTCGTGGGTATCATGATCCGCTTCACCGATCTCGGACTGGAAGTCGGCAGCACGATTCAGGGCTTTTCCATCATGGCCAGCGACGTGAATGCCGCGACCAGCGTCGACCTCGTCGATTGGACGGACAACACCGTCTACCGCACCGACACCGATCGTAACACCCACGGTAATGTCGACTTCATGGGCTTTGGCGCCCAGCTGGCCAATCCCGTGCCGGAGCCTTCCAGCTATGGTGCGATCTTCGTCGGACTGCTGAGCGGGTTCTACCTCACGCGCCGTCGCCGCCACCATCGTGCGGCGGCCATCGCCTGATCAGTCCACCAACGGCTTCAACAACGCAAACTTCCCGCTGGCGGCCGGCGGGATGTGACGCCGCCGGAAAGCGACGACCCGCGCCCCTCCGCCCAGCACTTCGGCAATGGCGGTGATCACGGTCTCCGGCGCGGTGTGATCCGCGACGTAGTGGAAATCCCACCGATCGGGTTTGGTCTGCACCAGGGAGTAGTGCCAACACACGAAATTCTCGGGCAGGGCATGATCGATGTCGGTCGGCGACACCAGCGAGCCGTCCGGACGGAAATACAATCCGCTCTCCCGGCCCAACACCCGAAACCCTGCCGGATGACGCTGCACGATGTCGCCGGTGTGATAGCGGAGCAGTGGCATGGCCTCCCGACCACGCGTGGTCACGATAATCTGAAACGTGTCTTCAAGATTCCGATACGGCACGAGTTCAATGAAGGCATTGTCGTCAATGACCTGGGAGTTGTCCTGAAACGCGTCGCCCACGAACAAGTAACCGGCTTCCGTCGAACCATAGAGATCGACTTGGGGCGCGGGAAACACCTCCGCGATGCGACGACTGTGCTGCAGGCTCGCCTTGCCATAAGTGAGAATCACGGCCTTCACGCTCGGCACGGTCACGCCCCGGCGCGCCACGGCCCGGGCCAGCAGGGACAAATAGATGGGCTCACCCTCGATGATGTCGGGCTTGACCGCCTGCAGCTCGACCACGATCCGATCCCACTCGGACTCGCGGAATACAAACGGGTCACTGGTCAGGTTCAGATAAACGGTGCCGTCCAAATAACGGTTCGGAAACGGGTGATCCTCGTAAGGACACAAGTTGCTGGAGCAGCCGACCGGCGCGAGGATGCACTTGCGAAACGGTTTCCCCACAAACGGGCGAAGCACCGGCGACGCCTGGTAGGCCCGGGCGGTTTGCTCATCCCACCAACCGTCTTCCATGATCACGGTCATGGGACCGGATGTCGTGCCCGAGGTGCTCTCGTATTCGAAACGTGATTCGTCGAGGCCGCGCTCGATTTCAGTGTAATCGGCGAAGAACGACTGATGACCGCGCTCGACGATCTCGCCTTTGGTCAGCTGCGGGATTTCGGCATAACAGCCCCAGCCCAACGGCTCGGAGTGCAACGGGAAGCGTTTGCCGTAGAGCGGACTGCGCTCATAAATCCGGCGGATCTCCTGTTCGAGGGAAGCAGGCAGGCGGTCGCCGACGGCGGGGCCGATGGAGGCGGAGGCATTGGCAAATTGAGGAGCGGACATCTTCAAGGTCGGTCAGCTAATGAGCCCCATGCGCCAAGTCAAATTCCCGCCTCATCCCGCGCGCGTTGTTGTTCACGCCACCACGGTTCAAACAGGAACAGCGCATTGAGCATCAAGGCGTGCAGCATGCCACCGGCCCGGGCCAGGGCGATCACCTCGACGACGGGCCGGAGCGAAAGCGAGAGCTCTTCGTCGGCGTCCCATTGCAGTGGATCGGTGCAAACGGCATCGGTGATCAGAATGATGTGCGCGCGATTGCTCTGAATCGCGGGGTTGGGAAAGACCGTGCCCAACACGATCGGGTCCGCGCCGGTATAGCCGGTTTCCTCCCGCAATTCGCGAGCCGCCCCGCGAGCGGGGGCTTCCCCGGCCTCGATTACGCCCCCCGGAAACTCCAGGGAAATCTGCTGCGCGCCGAATCGAAATTGCCTCACCAAGACCAACTCGCCCGCCGGCGTGAGGGCCAATACAATGGCCCAGTCCGGGGCATCGATGACCAGAAACTCTTTAGCCACCTTTCTGGCCGGGTGCCGAAACGCACTCGATCTCACATCGAATATCCGCGTTTGCAGGAGGTCGCGATCGGCGCCGCGTTGCCATTCGGAAGGTGAGGAGGAAGACATGGTCCGAAAATAAAACACCTCCCAGCCGAGAACGGAAGGGAGGTGCTAAAAGCGGGAGCTCAGGTGCTTATTTCTTGGGCAACTTGATGGTTTGCCCGACCCCGAGACGATTCCAATTCACGCTCGGGTTAACCGCCTGCAGGTCGCCCCACGAGACGTTGTTCGCGCGGGCGATCTTGATGCCGGTGTCTCCGGATTTGACGACGTATTCGTCGGGGCCAGCCACCGCGGGACCGGAAGAACCACCGGGTGCGGACGTGACGACCGGCGCGGGTTTGACGGCCGATTCCTTGATGGTTTCGAACTCGGTGCGCAGGCCGCCGAAAGCGTCGCTGAATTGCTTGAACGCCGTGTTGGTGTCGGCGGCGACCTTGTTGATGCGCTGCGTGGCAGCATCGGCGGAAGTCGACGTCTTGCGCAACTCGGTCTCGAGGCTGTCAATGCGCGCCGTCAGCGCGTTTTGATCGGCGAGAGTTTTATTGATATCGCCGAGCTTCTTAAGAGCAACCCCGCCCAATACGGCGGCGATGACGCCGACAATCAAGGCAAGCAAGGGGAGCCAGCTGAACGACTCGTTATTTTCCTGAGAAATGGTGTCCATGGGTGAAAATCTAAACTACAGGGTCTACGTGGCCTTGCCCGGTCTAAGCAAGCAGGTAAATGGCGAACGCGTGACGTGGTGGCCGTCTTAAATAGTTTCAACCCGAAGATTGACAGACCCTTCGCTTCACGGTGGCGTGGCCCTTCGGTTTGTTACGGGACGTAGCTTAGCCTGGTAGAGCGCCTGCTTTGGGAGCAGGAAGTCGTGAGTTCGAATCTCTCCGTCCCGACCACCCCGAACTTGGTTCAGGGGGTCGCAAACGAAACGTCGCTGGCCGAATTTGCCGAAGCCGCAGCCGCCTGCAGCACGCCGACACGCTGGTTCCAATTCGAAGCCGTATCGATCGCTGCAATCTGGGTGGCCAGCGCATTGAGCGTCTCGGTGTCTCCCTTTGCCGCCGCGGAGGACGCAAGATGGAAGGCCGCTTCGCAGCGGACCGCCGGAGATACTCCCGTATTGTTGGCCAGATCGCGCAGGGCACTTTGTCCACCCGCCCTGTCACCGTTGAGGGTCTGGGCCATGGCGCGTCCCAGACGAATCCGGTCGGCAAACACGGTGCCTTCGAGCTCGGCGGCGGCCGAGTCGTAAGCATTGATCGCTTCGCTGAAACGACCGTCCTTGAAAGCGGTGTCGCCCACTTCCAACCACGCGGCACCAGCCAACTCGGTGCCGGCATACTCCTGGGCAAAAGACGTGCGGGCCGCATCGGTCGTCGCCGCGGCGTAGGCCTCGCGGGTGGAGGCGGCCTTGCTGTCCTGCATCATTTCCCAACCGTGGCGGCCGAGAATCATGACCACCACGACGATGGTCGCAGCCAACAGGGCGACGCGGTTTTTCTCCCAAAACCGGACGACGACGGTTTCGAAGTCAGTGGTCGGAGCGGAAGCATCGGCGGCCACGATGTTGCGATCGTCGCCCGCGGGTGCGGAAGGGGTTTCGTTGGACTTGGACATGAGTGCGTAAACGCTGACCGAAACACATGGCTCGGGGGCCGTAAAGGCAGGATTTAGGCCGCGACCGGCAGGGTCCGATCCGACTAATCGAAAACCACGGTCTTGTTGCCGTAGACTAGAACGCGGTGCTCCAGGTGCCACCGCACCGCCTGGGCCAACACGATCTTTTCCAAATCACGGCCCTTGCGGATGAGGTCGTTGACCTCGTGCTGGTGCGTCACCCGAGCGACGTCCTGCTGAATAATCGGTCCGTCATCGAGCACGGCGGTCGCATAATGCGCCGTTGCTCCGATCAGTTTCACTCCACGGGTGTGAGCCTGATGGTAGGGACGTCCCCCCGCGAACGCCGGCAAAAAGGAGTGGTGGATGTTGATGACCGGCCGGGCAAACTTGCTCAGGAAATCATCGGACAACACCTGCATGTAGCGCGCGAGCACCACGAGCTCGACGTCCAGATCGCGCAGCAACGCGAGCTGGGCCGCTTCCGCCACGGGCTTCGTGGTCGCGTTGATCGGGACATGGTGAAACGGCAAACCGTAGTGCCGCGATGCCTCTTCCAGCACCTGGTGGTTCGAGACCACGGCGACAATGTCGCACGCATACTCCCCCGCTTTCCAGCGCAGCGCGATGTCGTGAAAACAGTGATCGGCCTTGGACACAAACAACGCCACCCGGGTCCGACGCGCCGGAGACGCGACCGAAGGGTTCATGCCCAACGCCCCGGCAAACTCGCGAAACGCGGCTTCTTCGACCGCGGCATCACCCGCCGGAATCCACTCCACACGTTGAAAGAAGATGCCTTCCTCCAGGTCGCGGTGTTGATCCGCGTGCACGATGTTCCCCCCGCGCTCGAATATCCAACCCGACACCTTGGCCACCAACCCCGGTTGATCGGGGCCATGCAGCAAGCAAACGAGGGGCGCGTTTTCAGACATCAGCGGTAAGGTGGCGCCACGGTCTCAGACCGGACGCACGTTTTTCACGTAATGCTGAATCGGCAGCACATCGATCTGCTTTTGAGCCAGGGCCTCGATGCCCTTCACGGCGGCAAACGCGCCCATGACGGTCGTCATCAGGCAGACATTATGAGCGTAGGCGGCGGCCCGGATCTTGTTCTCATCCTTGCGGGGGATCATGCCCCCGGGCGTGTTGATGACCAAATTGATCTGGTTGTTCTTGATCATGTCGACCGCGTTGGGGCGGCCTTCGTTGATCTTGGCCAGGCGAGTGACTTCGACGCCGTTTTCGCCCAACACCTTGGCGGTGCCGCCGGTGGAGAACAATTTAAAGCCGAGGCGCGTGAGCCGCCGCGCCAGATCTACCGCACGCGGTTTGTCGGCGTCTTTGACGGAGAGGAAAACGTTGCCGCTGGTGGGCAGGCCGGGCTTGGCCGCCGCCTGAGCCTTGGCAAAAGCCACGCCAAGATCTTCGTCGACGCCCATGACTTCGCCCGTCGAGCGCATCTCGGGACTGAGCTGAATCGTGCAGCCCGGGAAGCGCACGAAGGGAAACACCGACTCCTTCACACACCAGTGGCGAGGCACGATTTCCTCGGTGAATCCCAGCTCCGGCAGCGTCATGCCGGCCATGACCTTGGCGGCGAGCTTGGCCAGCGGCGTGCCCATGGCCTTGGCCACGAACGGCACGGTGCGGGAGGCGCGGGGGTTGACCTCGATGAGAAACAATTCGTCGTCCTTGATCGCGAACTGGACGTTCATCAAGCCGATCACCTTGAGCTCCTTCGCCAGGGCGTGGGTGGCGTCGCGCACGACCTGAATCATCGCCTTGCCCAGCGTGTGCGGCGGCATGACCATGGCGGCGTCGCCGGAGTGGACCCCGGCAAACTCGATGTGTTCGAGCATGCCGCCGATGATCGATGTCGTGCCATCGCTGATACAGTCGACATCGAGTTCGATCGCGTCCTCGAGGAACTTGTCGATCAGGACCGGCTTGTCGGGCATGACGTCAAACGCCTGCCGCACCACGTCCTTGAATTCCTGTTCACTGTAGACGATGAACATGCCGCGACCACCCAGCACAAACGAGGGGCGCAGGAGGACGGGAAATCCGAGTTCATGAGCCGCGGTGAGCGCGTCGGTCTCGTTCATCGCCGTGCGATTGGCGGGTTGCTGGAGACCGAGTTTGCGGAGAATGGCGGCGAACTGTTCGCGGTCCTCGGCGGCATCGATCGACTCGGGCGACGTGCCGATGATGTTGACGCCGTGCTTCTTCAAGTCGGCGGCGAGGTTGAGCGGGGTTTGCCCGCCGAACTGCACGATCGCCCCGTGACATTGCTCCTGTTCGTAAATTTCCAGGACGTCCTCCAGCGTAAGCGGCTCGAAGTAGAGACGGTCGGAGGTGTCGTAATCGGTCGAGACGGTCTCGGGGTTGGAGTTGACCATGACGGTCTCGAACCCGATCTCGCGCAGCGCAAAACTCGCGTGCACGCAACAGTAGTCGAACTCGATGCCCTGCCCGATCCGGTTCGGGCCGCCGCCCAGAATCATGATCTTCTTCTTATCCGAGGGCATGACCTCGTTCTCGTCCCCGTAACTGGAATAGTAATACGGCGTGAACGCTTCAAACTCCGCCGCGCAGGTGTCGACCAGCCGATACGTGGTCTGAATGCCGCGATCCTTGCGGGCGGCGCGCATGGCGTGCAATTCGCTGCCCAGCAGATGGGCCAGCTGGGCGTCGCTGAAGCCAAATTTCTTGGCCCGGCGCAGCAGCGCGGTGTCGATGGAATCGAGGGTCTGCGCCTTCACGCTCTGCTCCATTTCGTAGATCTCATGCAGCTGGTGCAGGAACCACGGATCGATCTTGGTGATCTCGAAAACCTCGTCGATGGTCATGCCGGCCATGAACGCGTAGCGCACGTAGAAGATGCGTTCGGAGTTCGGCGTGCCGAGTTTGGCCATCAAGTTGTCGCGACTCGGCGGCGTGTCGTCGCCGAATTTCCCGCCGCCGCCGAAACCACGTGCCCCGATCTCGAGCGAACGCAGGGCCTTCTGCATGGATTCTTTGAAGGTGCGGCCGATCGCCATGGCCTCTCCGACGGATTTCATTGCCGAGGTCAGGGTCGTGTCGGCGCCGGGGAACTTTTCGAAGGTGAAACGCGGAATTTTCGTCACCACGTAGTCGATGGTGGGCTCGAACGACGCCGGGGTGAGCCGGGTGATGTCGTTGCGCAACTCGTCGAGCGTGTAACCGACGGCGAGCTTGGCCGCGATCTTGGCGATCGGAAAACCGGTGGCCTTGGAGGCGAGCGCGGAGGAGCGCGACACCCGCGGATTCATCTCGATCACGACCTGACGACCGGTGGCCGGGTCGAGGGAGAACTGGATGTTGGATCCGCCGGTCTCGACGCCGATTTCGCGAATCACCGCAAAAGACGCATCGCGC is from Synoicihabitans lomoniglobus and encodes:
- a CDS encoding CoF synthetase: MSAPQFANASASIGPAVGDRLPASLEQEIRRIYERSPLYGKRFPLHSEPLGWGCYAEIPQLTKGEIVERGHQSFFADYTEIERGLDESRFEYESTSGTTSGPMTVIMEDGWWDEQTARAYQASPVLRPFVGKPFRKCILAPVGCSSNLCPYEDHPFPNRYLDGTVYLNLTSDPFVFRESEWDRIVVELQAVKPDIIEGEPIYLSLLARAVARRGVTVPSVKAVILTYGKASLQHSRRIAEVFPAPQVDLYGSTEAGYLFVGDAFQDNSQVIDDNAFIELVPYRNLEDTFQIIVTTRGREAMPLLRYHTGDIVQRHPAGFRVLGRESGLYFRPDGSLVSPTDIDHALPENFVCWHYSLVQTKPDRWDFHYVADHTAPETVITAIAEVLGGGARVVAFRRRHIPPAASGKFALLKPLVD
- a CDS encoding LysM peptidoglycan-binding domain-containing protein, yielding MDTISQENNESFSWLPLLALIVGVIAAVLGGVALKKLGDINKTLADQNALTARIDSLETELRKTSTSADAATQRINKVAADTNTAFKQFSDAFGGLRTEFETIKESAVKPAPVVTSAPGGSSGPAVAGPDEYVVKSGDTGIKIARANNVSWGDLQAVNPSVNWNRLGVGQTIKLPKK
- a CDS encoding NUDIX hydrolase yields the protein MSSSSPSEWQRGADRDLLQTRIFDVRSSAFRHPARKVAKEFLVIDAPDWAIVLALTPAGELVLVRQFRFGAQQISLEFPGGVIEAGEAPARGAARELREETGYTGADPIVLGTVFPNPAIQSNRAHIILITDAVCTDPLQWDADEELSLSLRPVVEVIALARAGGMLHALMLNALFLFEPWWREQQRARDEAGI
- a CDS encoding fumarate reductase/succinate dehydrogenase flavoprotein subunit — protein: MAQLNSNVPPGPLADKWTNYKANMKLVNPANKRKYKVLVVGAGLAGASTAATMAELGYQVECFVFHDSPRRAHSIAAQGGINAAKNYQNDGDSVYRLFYDTVKGGDYRSREANVHRLAEVSVNIIDQCVAQGVPFAREYGGLLANRSFGGAQVSRTFYARGQTGQQLLLGAYSALSKMIGAGAVKMHTHAEMLDIVLVDGQAKGIVVRNLITGEITRHAGDAVVMATGGYGNVFNLSTYARGSNVTAAWRAYKKGACFANPCYTQIHPTCIPVSGDYQSKLTLMSESLRNDGRIWVPKKAEDCGKPPASIPEADRDYYLERIYPSFGNLAPRDVSSRAAKRMCDEGRGVGPTGLGVYLDFGDAINRLGADTVRARYGNLFDIYKEITNESAYEQPMRIFPAVHYTMGGLWVDYNLMSNVPGLFVLGEANFSDHGANRLGASALMQGLADGYFVAPYTVGNYLATQKPGSAPSADDAAFKAAAADVSATTKRLLATKGKEPVSHFHKRLGKIMWDHCGMARTKEGLEKAIELIPQLREEFWANVNVPGSDESLNQALEKAGRVADFLELGELMCRDALTREESCGGHFREEYQHPDGECLRDDDNFAHVAAWEYQGEGKEPTRNVENLNYETVKMSVRSYK
- the carB gene encoding carbamoyl-phosphate synthase large subunit; this translates as MPKRDDLSSILILGAGPIVIGQACEFDYSGTQACKALKEEGYRVILVNSNPATIMTDPEFADVTYIEPLTVEYVEKIIAKEKPDALLPTLGGQTALNLSMELFEKGILEKYGVEMIGAKPEAIDKGEDRELFKQAMVKIGLDVARSHTVKSLAEARDAADEIGTMPLIIRPSFTLGGSGGGIAYNQEEFEDIVANGLDLSPVHEVLIEECLLGWKEYEMEVMRDHKDQCVVICSIENFDPMGVHTGDSITVAPAMTLSDKEFQAMRDASFAVIREIGVETGGSNIQFSLDPATGRQVVIEMNPRVSRSSALASKATGFPIAKIAAKLAVGYTLDELRNDITRLTPASFEPTIDYVVTKIPRFTFEKFPGADTTLTSAMKSVGEAMAIGRTFKESMQKALRSLEIGARGFGGGGKFGDDTPPSRDNLMAKLGTPNSERIFYVRYAFMAGMTIDEVFEITKIDPWFLHQLHEIYEMEQSVKAQTLDSIDTALLRRAKKFGFSDAQLAHLLGSELHAMRAARKDRGIQTTYRLVDTCAAEFEAFTPYYYSSYGDENEVMPSDKKKIMILGGGPNRIGQGIEFDYCCVHASFALREIGFETVMVNSNPETVSTDYDTSDRLYFEPLTLEDVLEIYEQEQCHGAIVQFGGQTPLNLAADLKKHGVNIIGTSPESIDAAEDREQFAAILRKLGLQQPANRTAMNETDALTAAHELGFPVLLRPSFVLGGRGMFIVYSEQEFKDVVRQAFDVMPDKPVLIDKFLEDAIELDVDCISDGTTSIIGGMLEHIEFAGVHSGDAAMVMPPHTLGKAMIQVVRDATHALAKELKVIGLMNVQFAIKDDELFLIEVNPRASRTVPFVAKAMGTPLAKLAAKVMAGMTLPELGFTEEIVPRHWCVKESVFPFVRFPGCTIQLSPEMRSTGEVMGVDEDLGVAFAKAQAAAKPGLPTSGNVFLSVKDADKPRAVDLARRLTRLGFKLFSTGGTAKVLGENGVEVTRLAKINEGRPNAVDMIKNNQINLVINTPGGMIPRKDENKIRAAAYAHNVCLMTTVMGAFAAVKGIEALAQKQIDVLPIQHYVKNVRPV
- a CDS encoding PEP-CTERM sorting domain-containing protein (PEP-CTERM proteins occur, often in large numbers, in the proteomes of bacteria that also encode an exosortase, a predicted intramembrane cysteine proteinase. The presence of a PEP-CTERM domain at a protein's C-terminus predicts cleavage within the sorting domain, followed by covalent anchoring to some some component of the (usually Gram-negative) cell surface. Many PEP-CTERM proteins exhibit an unusual sequence composition that includes large numbers of potential glycosylation sites. Expression of one such protein has been shown restore the ability of a bacterium to form floc, a type of biofilm.): MSLSTLFNRLATIATFAIVPAAFAQIAVTDISYGPRQNDPNSTQGGITFRNELYDVNTIDAGGESYRFDGPVADSVHIRRNTTAGNPDNTTLFYQVQQSRWSGTSAYGTAPTTLEEVFTDGNLFTGVRDPFANTGSSSNSQNSNIERIDFYFGDYVVQEGAGIVFFDLENVGNQGDAFKIAAFDSWDASTYTPDSYANTGLNIAPDSFGTGLNSPTDNSSLDFGRATYTNSDNLSGSASNFTVFGSDLELVGIMIRFTDLGLEVGSTIQGFSIMASDVNAATSVDLVDWTDNTVYRTDTDRNTHGNVDFMGFGAQLANPVPEPSSYGAIFVGLLSGFYLTRRRRHHRAAAIA
- a CDS encoding succinate dehydrogenase cytochrome b subunit is translated as MNLFRNLFTSSIGRKLLMAVTGLVLVGFVTGHLVGNLQIFLAPDHINGYAHFLQSLGPALWAVRLFLLACVVIHIWAAVVLTLESKAARGPKNYGVNRWLRATVASRYMRMSGLVVLAFILYHLAHFTVGAAGTETFKTALPHWTMQHDVRELGIPLAEAGTEVHDVYSMVFLGFAHPLVSLFYIVAVGLLSLHLWHGADSVFQTFGLRNGSWSGGLRRVVGLFCLLYFLGNLAIPGAILTGVVKPAEGTTAHSQLISQR
- a CDS encoding tetratricopeptide repeat protein, coding for MSKSNETPSAPAGDDRNIVAADASAPTTDFETVVVRFWEKNRVALLAATIVVVVMILGRHGWEMMQDSKAASTREAYAAATTDAARTSFAQEYAGTELAGAAWLEVGDTAFKDGRFSEAINAYDSAAAELEGTVFADRIRLGRAMAQTLNGDRAGGQSALRDLANNTGVSPAVRCEAAFHLASSAAAKGDTETLNALATQIAAIDTASNWNQRVGVLQAAAASANSASDVSFATP
- the purU gene encoding formyltetrahydrofolate deformylase gives rise to the protein MSENAPLVCLLHGPDQPGLVAKVSGWIFERGGNIVHADQHRDLEEGIFFQRVEWIPAGDAAVEEAAFREFAGALGMNPSVASPARRTRVALFVSKADHCFHDIALRWKAGEYACDIVAVVSNHQVLEEASRHYGLPFHHVPINATTKPVAEAAQLALLRDLDVELVVLARYMQVLSDDFLSKFARPVINIHHSFLPAFAGGRPYHQAHTRGVKLIGATAHYATAVLDDGPIIQQDVARVTHQHEVNDLIRKGRDLEKIVLAQAVRWHLEHRVLVYGNKTVVFD